The following are encoded in a window of Anopheles stephensi strain Indian chromosome X, UCI_ANSTEP_V1.0, whole genome shotgun sequence genomic DNA:
- the LOC118505205 gene encoding paired box protein Pax-1-like isoform X1 translates to MEPENQAQQYGEVNQLGGVFVNGRPLPNSTRMRIVELARLGIRPCDISRQLRVSHGCVSKILARYHETGSILPGAIGGSKPRVTTPKVVTYIRELKQKDPGIFAWEIRDRLLSDGVCDKNNVPSVSSISRILRNKLGNLAHHHHHHPHHPHAGSGGGGAHTPHAPAHLYNSIYPSYPYTAGSLKSEMSCGGSPSPPTGATPIRSPHAHCPWPSSHSVTDILANVHHQATVAALRNGGTPTSQCHTTPPPTSVGGQLMGGGGGSMNGTTTSSPASASAAAAAAAAAAAAAAAAGNAAVAMHQHHHHHHHHQMQESVSPQSPNSYNYYMYLQSGGMHHGGLASASGL, encoded by the coding sequence AGAACCAGGCACAGCAGTACGGCGAGGTGAACCAGCTCggcggtgtgtttgtgaacgGCCGGCCACTACCGAACAGTACGCGGATGCGAATCGTGGAACTGGCCCGGCTCGGTATCCGACCGTGTGACATCTCCCGCCAGCTGCGGGTCAGCCATGGTTGCGTGTCGAAGATACTAGCACGCTACCACGAAACCGGCTCGATACTGCCGGGCGCGATCGGGGGCTCGAAACCGCGCGTCACCACACCGAAGGTCGTCACGTACATCCGGGAGCTGAAGCAGAAGGATCCGGGCATATTCGCTTGGGAGATACGGGACCGTCTGCTGTCGGATGGGGTGTGCGATAAGAACAACGTACCGAGCGTTAGCTCCATCTCGCGTATCCTGCGCAACAAGCTGGGCAATCTggcccaccaccatcaccatcacccgcACCATCCGCACGCAGGTTCGGGTGGGGGCGGTGCCCATACGCCTCACGCACCCGCCCACCTGTACAATTCGATCTATCCCTCCTACCCGTACACGGCCGGTTCGCTCAAGTCGGAAATGTCGTGCGGGGGCAGCCCATCACCACCGACCGGTGCGACGCCTATCCGTAGCCCGCACGCCCACTGTCCCTGGCCCTCGTCCCACTCCGTCACCGATATACTGGCGAACGTGCACCATCAGGCGACGGTCGCGGCCCTGCGCAACGGTGGCACACCGACCTCCCAGTGTCACACGACCCCACCACCAACGTCCGTCGGTGGACAGCTGATGGGGGGCGGCGGCGGATCGATGAACGGTACCACCACGTCCTCGCCGGCGTCCGCTtcggcggcggctgctgcagcggcggccgcagcagctgctgccgctgccgccggTAATGCGGCGGTGGCGatgcaccagcaccaccatcaccatcaccaccatcagaTGCAGGAGTCCGTGTCGCCGCAGTCACCCAACTCGTACAACTACTACATGTACCTGCAGAGTGGCGGCATGCATCACGGTGGGTTGGCCAGTGCATCCGGCTTATAG
- the LOC118505205 gene encoding paired box protein Pax-1-like isoform X2, translating into MRIVELARLGIRPCDISRQLRVSHGCVSKILARYHETGSILPGAIGGSKPRVTTPKVVTYIRELKQKDPGIFAWEIRDRLLSDGVCDKNNVPSVSSISRILRNKLGNLAHHHHHHPHHPHAGSGGGGAHTPHAPAHLYNSIYPSYPYTAGSLKSEMSCGGSPSPPTGATPIRSPHAHCPWPSSHSVTDILANVHHQATVAALRNGGTPTSQCHTTPPPTSVGGQLMGGGGGSMNGTTTSSPASASAAAAAAAAAAAAAAAAGNAAVAMHQHHHHHHHHQMQESVSPQSPNSYNYYMYLQSGGMHHGGLASASGL; encoded by the coding sequence ATGCGAATCGTGGAACTGGCCCGGCTCGGTATCCGACCGTGTGACATCTCCCGCCAGCTGCGGGTCAGCCATGGTTGCGTGTCGAAGATACTAGCACGCTACCACGAAACCGGCTCGATACTGCCGGGCGCGATCGGGGGCTCGAAACCGCGCGTCACCACACCGAAGGTCGTCACGTACATCCGGGAGCTGAAGCAGAAGGATCCGGGCATATTCGCTTGGGAGATACGGGACCGTCTGCTGTCGGATGGGGTGTGCGATAAGAACAACGTACCGAGCGTTAGCTCCATCTCGCGTATCCTGCGCAACAAGCTGGGCAATCTggcccaccaccatcaccatcacccgcACCATCCGCACGCAGGTTCGGGTGGGGGCGGTGCCCATACGCCTCACGCACCCGCCCACCTGTACAATTCGATCTATCCCTCCTACCCGTACACGGCCGGTTCGCTCAAGTCGGAAATGTCGTGCGGGGGCAGCCCATCACCACCGACCGGTGCGACGCCTATCCGTAGCCCGCACGCCCACTGTCCCTGGCCCTCGTCCCACTCCGTCACCGATATACTGGCGAACGTGCACCATCAGGCGACGGTCGCGGCCCTGCGCAACGGTGGCACACCGACCTCCCAGTGTCACACGACCCCACCACCAACGTCCGTCGGTGGACAGCTGATGGGGGGCGGCGGCGGATCGATGAACGGTACCACCACGTCCTCGCCGGCGTCCGCTtcggcggcggctgctgcagcggcggccgcagcagctgctgccgctgccgccggTAATGCGGCGGTGGCGatgcaccagcaccaccatcaccatcaccaccatcagaTGCAGGAGTCCGTGTCGCCGCAGTCACCCAACTCGTACAACTACTACATGTACCTGCAGAGTGGCGGCATGCATCACGGTGGGTTGGCCAGTGCATCCGGCTTATAG